The following are from one region of the Mesorhizobium sp. B4-1-4 genome:
- the glyS gene encoding glycine--tRNA ligase subunit beta, which produces MPDLLLELRSEEIPARMQRKAAGDLRKMLTDGLVEAGLTYEAAREYWTPRRLTLDIRGLTARSKDIHEEIKGPSTTAPEQAVQGFLRKAGLASIAEAHVHSDPKKGDFYVAHISKPGRAAEEIIAELVPGIIRNFPWPKSMRWGPASAKPGSLRWVRPLQSILCSFGPETEEPVVVDFEIDGIRSGNVTYGHRFLAPGQITVSRFDDYVSKLEAAKVVLDADRRKEIILADARNLAFANGLDLVEDEGLLEEVSGLVEWPVVLMGEFEEAFLAIPAEVIRLTIRANQKCFVTRPQGAGDALSNRFILTANIEAKDGGKEIAHGNGKVVRARLSDALYFWTTDQGDLPDLGELDASAKKFGLDLKKPLDQRMARLDHLGVTFHAKLGTQGERVGRIMRLAEELAPMVAKSISPLEGEMAGRPEGVASHEAPASSVGDKASLPVGPTSSVAFGDISPSRGEMSALARRAAVLAKADLTTEVVGEFPELQGAMGRKYALLQGEHPSVAAAIEEHYKPQGPSDYVPSDPVSVAVALADKLDTLVGFWAIDEKPTGSKDPYALRRAALGVVRILVENRIQLRLASLFASAGARYSGSGADQISDLLAFFHDRLKVYLRDQGARHDLIDAVITPQSNDLLQIVRRVEALGSFLDSEDGRNLLAGTKRAANILAAEEKKKTLVAETVEPALFREEAEKSLFAAVNQAEKQAGEAIQNEDFSAAMLALSALREPVDSFFEHVLVNDEDQAVRANRLALLARIREATGKVADFSKIAG; this is translated from the coding sequence ATGCCGGATCTTTTGCTCGAACTTCGTTCCGAGGAAATTCCTGCCCGCATGCAGCGCAAGGCGGCGGGGGATCTCAGGAAGATGCTGACCGACGGTCTGGTCGAGGCGGGTCTGACCTATGAGGCGGCGCGCGAGTATTGGACGCCGCGGCGGCTGACCCTCGACATCCGTGGCCTCACCGCGCGCTCGAAAGATATTCACGAGGAGATCAAGGGGCCGTCGACGACGGCGCCTGAACAGGCGGTGCAGGGATTCCTGCGCAAGGCCGGGCTGGCTTCGATCGCCGAGGCGCATGTCCATTCCGACCCGAAGAAGGGCGATTTCTATGTCGCCCACATCTCGAAGCCCGGCAGGGCGGCCGAAGAGATCATCGCCGAACTGGTGCCGGGTATCATCCGCAATTTCCCCTGGCCGAAATCGATGCGCTGGGGGCCGGCCTCGGCCAAGCCGGGTTCGCTGCGCTGGGTGCGGCCGCTGCAATCCATCCTGTGCTCCTTCGGCCCGGAGACCGAGGAACCGGTCGTGGTCGATTTCGAGATCGACGGCATCCGCTCCGGCAACGTGACCTACGGCCATCGCTTCCTCGCGCCGGGCCAAATCACCGTGAGTCGCTTCGATGACTATGTGAGCAAGCTGGAAGCCGCGAAGGTCGTTCTCGATGCCGACCGGCGCAAGGAGATCATCCTCGCCGACGCCCGCAATCTCGCCTTCGCCAACGGGCTCGACCTTGTCGAGGACGAAGGCTTGCTTGAAGAGGTGTCCGGGCTGGTCGAATGGCCCGTCGTGCTGATGGGCGAGTTCGAGGAGGCTTTCCTGGCCATTCCGGCCGAGGTGATCCGGCTGACTATCCGCGCCAACCAGAAATGCTTTGTGACGCGGCCGCAAGGCGCCGGCGATGCGCTATCCAACCGCTTCATCCTCACCGCCAACATCGAGGCCAAGGACGGTGGCAAGGAGATTGCCCACGGTAACGGCAAGGTGGTGCGCGCCCGTCTCTCGGACGCGCTCTATTTCTGGACGACCGACCAGGGCGATCTGCCTGATCTCGGCGAGCTCGACGCATCGGCGAAGAAGTTCGGCCTCGACCTGAAAAAGCCGCTCGACCAGCGCATGGCCCGGCTCGACCATCTCGGCGTCACCTTCCACGCCAAGCTCGGCACGCAGGGCGAACGGGTGGGACGCATCATGCGGCTGGCGGAAGAACTGGCGCCGATGGTGGCGAAGTCGATCTCCCCCCTTGAGGGGGAGATGGCCGGCAGGCCAGAGGGGGTCGCTTCGCATGAAGCGCCAGCGTCCTCTGTCGGCGATAAGGCGTCGCTCCCCGTCGGACCGACCTCCTCTGTCGCCTTCGGCGACATCTCGCCCTCGAGGGGGGAGATGTCCGCGCTCGCACGCCGCGCTGCCGTCCTGGCCAAAGCCGATCTCACCACCGAAGTGGTTGGCGAATTCCCCGAACTGCAGGGCGCCATGGGCCGCAAATACGCGCTGCTACAAGGCGAGCATCCATCCGTGGCTGCCGCCATCGAGGAACATTACAAGCCGCAAGGCCCGTCTGATTATGTGCCGAGCGATCCGGTGTCGGTGGCTGTCGCGCTGGCCGACAAGCTGGATACGTTGGTCGGCTTCTGGGCCATCGACGAAAAGCCGACGGGGTCGAAGGACCCCTATGCCTTGCGTCGCGCTGCGCTGGGCGTGGTCAGGATTTTGGTCGAAAACCGAATTCAATTGCGGCTGGCTTCCCTCTTCGCGAGCGCTGGCGCACGTTATTCAGGAAGTGGGGCGGATCAGATAAGCGACCTCCTCGCCTTCTTCCACGATCGCCTGAAGGTTTATCTTCGCGACCAGGGCGCCCGCCACGACCTCATCGACGCGGTGATCACCCCGCAGTCCAACGACCTCCTGCAGATCGTCCGCCGCGTCGAAGCGTTGGGTTCGTTCCTCGACAGCGAGGACGGCAGGAATCTGCTCGCCGGCACCAAGCGTGCGGCCAACATCCTGGCCGCCGAGGAGAAGAAGAAAACGCTCGTAGCCGAAACCGTTGAGCCGGCCCTGTTCAGGGAAGAGGCCGAGAAATCGCTGTTTGCGGCGGTGAATCAAGCTGAGAAGCAAGCCGGCGAAGCGATTCAAAATGAAGATTTTTCGGCTGCCATGCTGGCGCTTAGCGCGTTACGCGAACCCGTTGATTCATTCTTTGAGCATGTTCTCGTGAATGATGAGGATCAGGCGGTGCGCGCCAACCGCCTGGCGCTGCTCGCTCGCATCCGCGAGGCCACCGGCAAAGTCGCGGATTTCTCGAAAATCGCCGGTTAA
- a CDS encoding ATPase: MNSDHDIEVTEETSAPAEALESASETDRAAAAAIEAADHSDEDGDEEDGDGEESDDAEAATPSGDDEEEDEDEDEDDTEGAVKAEGGDDESEEESEDGESEDDDKEEAA, encoded by the coding sequence ATGAATTCCGATCACGACATCGAAGTGACAGAAGAAACCTCGGCTCCCGCCGAGGCGCTTGAATCCGCTTCCGAAACCGATCGCGCCGCCGCCGCTGCGATCGAAGCCGCCGATCATTCTGACGAGGACGGCGACGAAGAAGATGGCGACGGCGAAGAGTCTGACGACGCCGAAGCCGCCACACCGTCGGGTGATGACGAAGAAGAGGACGAGGACGAGGACGAAGACGACACCGAGGGCGCGGTGAAGGCCGAAGGCGGCGACGACGAGAGCGAAGAAGAATCCGAAGACGGCGAGTCGGAAGACGACGACAAGGAAGAAGCCGCCTGA
- a CDS encoding GntR family transcriptional regulator: MAKGTDDTIAVRISKALADRIISGAIEPGARLRQDHVAEEFHTSHVPVREAFRRLEAQGLAVSEPRRGVRVAAFDLGEVKEVAEMRAALEALALRHAAPHLTSAILDLAEEATKAGDKSRDVRSWEEANRAFHRLILAPCAMPRLLATIDDLHAASARFLFAAWRSEWETRTDQDHRAILTALRQGNTESAAATLGRHVQWIGRKPVRTASGATREAFAIVG, encoded by the coding sequence ATGGCAAAGGGCACGGACGACACCATAGCGGTGCGCATCAGCAAGGCGCTCGCGGACCGCATCATCTCGGGCGCGATCGAGCCTGGTGCCCGGCTGCGCCAGGATCATGTCGCCGAGGAATTCCACACCAGCCATGTTCCGGTACGCGAGGCCTTTCGCCGCCTGGAGGCGCAGGGGCTCGCCGTCAGCGAGCCGCGCCGCGGGGTGCGCGTCGCCGCCTTTGATCTCGGCGAGGTCAAGGAGGTCGCTGAAATGCGGGCAGCACTCGAAGCGCTGGCGCTGCGCCATGCCGCGCCGCATCTGACGTCGGCCATTCTCGATCTCGCCGAGGAAGCCACCAAGGCCGGTGACAAATCCCGCGACGTCAGGTCATGGGAGGAAGCCAACCGCGCCTTTCATCGGCTGATCCTGGCGCCATGCGCCATGCCGCGGCTGCTCGCCACCATCGACGACCTGCACGCCGCGAGCGCCCGCTTCCTGTTCGCGGCATGGCGATCGGAGTGGGAGACGCGCACCGACCAGGACCACCGGGCAATACTGACCGCCTTGCGGCAGGGAAACACCGAATCGGCCGCTGCGACGCTGGGGCGGCATGTCCAGTGGATTGGCCGCAAGCCGGTCAGGACGGCCTCGGGAGCGACGCGCGAAGCTTTCGCGATCGTGGGTTGA
- a CDS encoding FAD-binding oxidoreductase: MTETAKTLDPALIDRFAAIVGAKYALRDQQDIAPYLIERRGLWHGATALVLRPGSVDEVSRIMRLATETGTPIVPQSGNTGLVGAQVPDSSGREVILSLSRLNRIREIDVLSNTVTVEAGVILQTLQEAADAADRLFPLSLAAQGSCQIGGNLSSNAGGTGVLAYGNARELCLGVEVVLPTGEVFDDLRKLKKDNTGYDLKNLFVGAEGTLGVITAAVLKLFPKPKGREVAFVGLSSPQAALSLFSLAMDRAGAALTAFELIGKRPYDFTLAHVQGVTRPLMEDWPWYVLMQISSGRSPEDARALIEDVLSAGLDQDFVGDAVIAASLGQGDAFWNFRELLPEAQKPEGASIKHDISVPIASIPRFIEAAAGAVASVSAGARVVCFGHMGDGNLHYNISRPIDGDDEAFLALYHPMNKTVHDVVRSLHGSISAEHGIGQLKRDELIATAPPVAIDLMRRVKAAFDPAGIMNPGKVI, translated from the coding sequence ATGACCGAAACCGCAAAGACACTTGATCCCGCTCTCATCGATCGCTTCGCGGCGATCGTCGGTGCCAAATATGCGCTGCGCGACCAGCAGGACATCGCGCCTTATCTCATCGAGCGGCGCGGGCTCTGGCATGGCGCGACGGCGCTTGTGCTGCGGCCGGGCAGCGTCGACGAGGTCAGCCGGATCATGCGGCTGGCGACCGAGACAGGAACGCCCATCGTGCCGCAAAGCGGCAACACCGGGCTGGTCGGCGCCCAGGTGCCGGACAGCTCCGGCCGCGAGGTCATCCTGTCGCTATCGCGGTTGAACCGCATCCGCGAGATCGATGTCCTGTCCAACACCGTGACGGTCGAGGCCGGTGTCATCCTGCAGACATTGCAGGAGGCGGCGGATGCCGCCGACAGGCTGTTTCCGCTGTCGCTAGCCGCGCAGGGCTCCTGCCAGATCGGCGGCAACCTCTCTTCCAACGCCGGCGGCACCGGCGTGCTTGCCTATGGCAATGCGCGCGAACTCTGCCTCGGCGTCGAGGTGGTGCTGCCGACCGGCGAGGTGTTCGACGATTTGCGCAAGCTCAAGAAGGACAACACCGGCTACGACCTGAAGAACCTGTTCGTCGGCGCCGAAGGCACGCTCGGTGTCATCACCGCCGCCGTGCTTAAACTGTTTCCCAAGCCGAAGGGACGCGAGGTCGCGTTCGTCGGCCTGTCGTCGCCGCAAGCAGCGCTTTCCCTGTTCAGCCTGGCCATGGACCGCGCCGGGGCCGCGCTCACCGCTTTCGAACTGATCGGCAAGCGGCCATACGACTTCACGCTGGCGCATGTACAGGGTGTGACGCGGCCGCTGATGGAGGATTGGCCATGGTATGTGCTGATGCAGATTTCATCGGGCCGCTCGCCGGAAGATGCGCGGGCGTTGATCGAGGATGTGCTCTCGGCGGGCCTCGATCAGGACTTCGTCGGTGATGCCGTCATCGCGGCGAGCCTTGGGCAAGGCGACGCCTTCTGGAATTTCCGCGAGCTGCTGCCTGAAGCGCAGAAGCCGGAAGGCGCCTCGATCAAGCACGACATCTCCGTGCCGATCGCGTCCATCCCGCGCTTCATCGAGGCGGCCGCCGGCGCGGTGGCGTCGGTGAGTGCCGGTGCCCGCGTCGTCTGCTTCGGCCATATGGGCGACGGCAATCTCCACTATAACATCTCGCGGCCCATCGATGGCGACGACGAGGCGTTTCTCGCCCTCTACCATCCCATGAACAAGACAGTGCATGACGTCGTGCGCAGCCTGCACGGTTCGATCTCGGCCGAGCACGGCATCGGCCAGTTGAAGCGCGACGAACTGATCGCCACCGCGCCGCCGGTGGCGATCGATCTGATGCGCCGGGTAAAGGCGGCCTTCGATCCGGCCGGTATCATGAATCCCGGTAAGGTTATCTGA
- a CDS encoding tetratricopeptide repeat protein produces MQQGRARWLTRLAIVTGMAISALPAYAKQSTEPVKISSFSGAYLAARIAEGDNDLDSAIAYYKQALAFNPGDTGLQQSLMLSLVAQGRFDESLVYADKLKEVPDVERFSRLALAVDSFHKKDFTKAQYWLKLSLESDLDRLISGVMSGWAQQGAGEAADAMASIDKLQGPDWFGLFKSFHRALIADASNMPEKAEAIYAATLQDTAAGGAAPETWMRNSQAYASFLARKGDKAKAISVLNQAEAFSPGKLEIVALRDRIAKGDKIAPFVSGPSDGASEILLDLATALNRGGGEPFVRLYLQYALALKPDSDAALVQLAAVAEQLKDGEGAIALYRRIPDSSPLKELSDLQLGLNLADLGRHDEAITHLKAFVDAHSTDMRAYLALGGVYSSKDDFRSAANLYDKAVEVLKTPTAANWNIFYQRGIAYERLKEWPKAEPNFRKALELQPDQPQVLNYLGYSWVDMNTNLKEGLAMIQKAVDLRPSDGYIVDSLGWAYFRLGRFDDAVREMERAVSLKPEDPVLNDHLGDAYWRVGRKLEATFQWNQARALKPDPDVLAALQQKLMKGLPPIESNTAQETPKVKPEPVPTPKG; encoded by the coding sequence ATGCAGCAAGGACGTGCGCGCTGGCTGACAAGGCTGGCAATTGTGACCGGCATGGCGATTTCGGCTTTGCCGGCCTATGCCAAGCAATCCACCGAACCGGTCAAGATCTCGTCGTTCTCCGGCGCCTATCTGGCTGCCAGGATCGCCGAAGGCGACAACGACCTCGATAGCGCCATCGCCTATTACAAGCAGGCTCTGGCCTTTAATCCAGGCGATACCGGCCTGCAGCAAAGCCTGATGCTGTCGCTGGTCGCCCAAGGACGCTTCGACGAATCCCTGGTCTATGCCGACAAGCTCAAGGAAGTGCCCGATGTCGAGCGCTTCTCGCGCCTGGCGCTGGCCGTCGATTCCTTCCACAAGAAGGATTTCACCAAAGCGCAGTACTGGCTCAAGCTATCGCTGGAATCCGATCTGGACCGCCTGATTTCAGGCGTTATGTCTGGCTGGGCACAGCAAGGTGCCGGTGAGGCCGCCGACGCGATGGCATCGATCGACAAGCTGCAGGGACCGGACTGGTTCGGCCTGTTCAAGTCCTTCCACCGCGCGCTGATCGCCGATGCCTCCAACATGCCCGAAAAGGCCGAGGCGATCTATGCCGCGACGTTGCAGGATACCGCCGCCGGCGGTGCGGCTCCCGAAACCTGGATGCGCAATTCGCAGGCCTATGCCTCGTTCCTGGCCCGCAAGGGCGACAAGGCCAAGGCGATCTCGGTGCTCAATCAGGCCGAGGCGTTTTCGCCGGGCAAGCTGGAAATCGTCGCCTTGCGTGACAGGATTGCCAAGGGCGACAAGATTGCGCCCTTCGTTTCCGGCCCGTCCGACGGTGCCTCCGAGATCCTGCTCGATCTCGCCACCGCGCTCAATCGTGGCGGCGGCGAGCCGTTCGTTCGTCTCTACCTGCAATATGCTCTCGCCTTGAAGCCCGACAGCGATGCGGCGCTTGTGCAGCTTGCCGCGGTCGCCGAGCAATTGAAGGACGGCGAGGGCGCCATCGCGCTTTATCGGCGGATCCCCGATTCTTCGCCGCTGAAGGAGCTTTCGGACCTGCAACTCGGCCTCAACCTTGCCGATCTCGGCCGCCATGACGAGGCGATCACGCATCTCAAGGCATTCGTCGATGCCCATTCCACCGACATGCGCGCCTATCTGGCGCTTGGCGGGGTCTATTCCTCGAAGGATGATTTCCGCTCGGCCGCCAATCTCTACGACAAGGCTGTCGAGGTGCTGAAGACGCCGACGGCGGCCAACTGGAACATCTTCTACCAGCGCGGCATCGCCTATGAGCGCCTGAAGGAATGGCCGAAGGCCGAGCCGAATTTCCGCAAGGCGCTGGAGTTGCAGCCGGATCAACCGCAAGTGCTGAACTATCTCGGCTATTCCTGGGTCGACATGAACACGAACCTGAAGGAAGGCCTTGCGATGATCCAGAAGGCCGTCGATCTCAGGCCGAGCGACGGCTATATCGTGGATTCGCTGGGCTGGGCCTATTTCCGGCTCGGCAGGTTCGATGACGCGGTGCGCGAGATGGAGCGCGCCGTATCGCTGAAGCCGGAAGATCCGGTGCTGAATGACCATCTCGGTGACGCCTACTGGCGCGTTGGCCGCAAGCTGGAAGCCACCTTCCAGTGGAACCAGGCCCGCGCCCTGAAGCCCGATCCCGATGTGCTGGCCGCCCTGCAGCAGAAGTTGATGAAGGGCCTGCCGCCGATCGAGTCCAACACGGCGCAGGAAACTCCGAAGGTCAAGCCCGAGCCGGTGCCGACCCCGAAGGGGTGA
- a CDS encoding L-threonylcarbamoyladenylate synthase translates to MAEILAAGEALERALALLQGGDVVAIPTETVYGLAGDATNGIGVARIFEAKGRPRFNPLIAHVADMAMAERIAVFDPLSRKLALAFWPGPLTLVLPQRPGNGIHPLVTAGLDTIALRMPRGFGGDLIAKLGRPLAAPSANSSGKISATTAQAVAADLGARIKLVVDGGATPVGLESTIVKPEDGRLRLLRPGGIAAGEIETEIGMELLRGGAAGVEAPGMLASHYAPGAAVRLNAGKVGKDEALLAFGRQRAEGWHHAAAFRNLSETADLREAASNLFAYMQDLDRSGARIIAVEKVPSDGLGEAINDRLSRAAAPRDNTEPTP, encoded by the coding sequence GTGGCTGAAATACTTGCCGCCGGCGAAGCGTTGGAGCGGGCGCTGGCTTTGCTTCAGGGCGGCGATGTCGTCGCCATCCCGACCGAAACCGTCTACGGGCTCGCCGGCGACGCCACCAATGGCATCGGCGTGGCGCGCATCTTCGAGGCCAAGGGGCGGCCGCGTTTCAATCCGCTGATCGCCCATGTCGCCGACATGGCGATGGCCGAGCGCATCGCCGTATTCGATCCGCTGTCCAGGAAATTGGCGCTTGCCTTCTGGCCGGGCCCGCTGACCCTGGTGCTGCCGCAGCGGCCCGGCAATGGCATTCATCCGCTGGTCACGGCCGGGCTCGATACGATCGCCTTGCGCATGCCGAGGGGCTTTGGCGGCGATCTCATCGCAAAACTCGGCCGGCCGCTCGCCGCACCCAGCGCCAATTCATCCGGCAAGATCAGCGCCACGACTGCGCAAGCAGTGGCGGCGGACCTCGGCGCACGCATCAAGCTGGTGGTCGATGGCGGCGCGACGCCAGTGGGGTTGGAATCGACCATCGTCAAGCCCGAAGACGGGAGATTGCGACTACTTCGTCCCGGCGGCATTGCCGCCGGGGAGATCGAGACGGAGATCGGCATGGAGCTGTTGCGTGGTGGTGCGGCCGGCGTCGAGGCACCGGGCATGCTTGCCTCGCACTATGCGCCGGGTGCGGCTGTTAGGCTCAATGCCGGCAAAGTTGGCAAGGACGAAGCGTTGCTTGCCTTCGGTCGCCAACGGGCTGAAGGCTGGCACCATGCCGCCGCATTCCGAAACCTCTCCGAAACGGCTGACCTGCGCGAAGCAGCGAGCAATCTTTTCGCCTACATGCAGGACCTCGACCGCAGCGGCGCACGCATCATCGCGGTCGAGAAGGTGCCCTCCGATGGGCTCGGTGAAGCCATCAACGACCGGCTGTCTCGTGCCGCCGCCCCTCGTGACAACACAGAGCCCACACCATAA
- a CDS encoding endonuclease domain-containing protein, translating into MPKLDRFKLRSAQRLRAAMTDEERILWRHLWRIPVEGTHFRRQASVGIYFPDFISHRLKLIVEVDGAHHSFDDQQRHDEHRTKWFESQGYRVIRFWNHEIKNELDSVLDTIYAAVEERKSHLGPRDAEGA; encoded by the coding sequence ATGCCAAAACTCGATCGGTTCAAGCTGCGTTCCGCTCAACGGCTTCGTGCGGCAATGACCGACGAGGAACGCATCCTGTGGCGACATCTATGGCGCATTCCAGTCGAAGGCACCCATTTCCGCAGACAGGCGTCGGTCGGTATCTACTTCCCCGATTTCATCTCACACCGGCTGAAGCTGATCGTCGAAGTGGACGGCGCCCACCACAGCTTCGATGATCAGCAGCGCCATGACGAGCATCGAACAAAATGGTTCGAGAGTCAGGGTTATCGCGTCATCCGCTTCTGGAACCACGAAATCAAAAACGAACTGGATTCCGTGCTCGATACGATTTATGCGGCGGTGGAAGAACGAAAATCACACCTTGGCCCGCGAGACGCCGAAGGCGCTTGA
- a CDS encoding DUF1284 domain-containing protein → MTIRLRAHHLLCLLTYVGKGYSPAFTANYDGIAERLSRAEGILLVSGPDDICAPLLDEPEPHCLREGAAARDQLAAQDVEELLARSIHGGIRLDLDATMLIRMRQAFSTGLVRTACGGCEWSGLCGTIAAGGYPDTRLQRPVGAQDCPF, encoded by the coding sequence GTGACGATCAGGCTGCGCGCCCATCACCTCCTTTGCCTGCTCACCTATGTGGGCAAGGGGTATAGTCCCGCCTTCACCGCCAATTATGACGGGATCGCGGAGCGCTTGAGCCGGGCCGAGGGCATCCTCCTCGTTTCCGGACCGGACGACATCTGCGCCCCATTGCTTGACGAGCCCGAGCCGCACTGCCTGCGCGAGGGCGCGGCCGCACGCGACCAGCTGGCCGCGCAGGACGTGGAGGAACTGCTGGCCCGGTCAATCCATGGCGGCATCCGCCTCGATCTCGATGCCACCATGCTGATACGGATGCGGCAGGCATTTTCGACCGGCCTCGTGCGCACGGCGTGCGGCGGCTGCGAATGGAGCGGGCTGTGCGGCACCATCGCCGCCGGCGGTTATCCCGATACGCGGCTGCAGCGGCCCGTTGGCGCGCAAGATTGTCCCTTCTAG
- a CDS encoding GNAT family N-acetyltransferase produces MPSSIIVRPVTRRDFDRWLPLWGGYNAFYGRSGETALASEITAMTWSRFFDAYEPVHALVAESEGRLLGLVHYLFRRSTTAIAPNCYLQDLFTSEASRGKGVGRALIEGVYERAQAAGSGRVYWLTHETNHTAMKLYDKVGERSGFVVYRKMF; encoded by the coding sequence ATGCCCAGTTCCATCATCGTCCGCCCCGTCACACGGCGGGATTTCGACCGATGGCTGCCGCTGTGGGGTGGCTACAACGCATTTTATGGCCGCTCGGGCGAGACGGCGCTGGCAAGCGAGATCACGGCGATGACATGGTCGCGCTTCTTCGATGCCTATGAGCCGGTCCATGCCCTGGTTGCCGAAAGCGAGGGACGGCTTCTCGGCCTCGTGCACTATCTCTTCCGCCGCAGCACGACGGCGATCGCGCCGAACTGCTATCTGCAGGACCTTTTCACCTCGGAGGCCTCGCGTGGAAAGGGCGTCGGCCGGGCATTGATCGAGGGCGTCTATGAGCGCGCCCAAGCCGCCGGTTCCGGCCGGGTATACTGGCTTACGCACGAAACCAACCACACGGCAATGAAGCTCTATGACAAGGTCGGCGAACGCTCCGGCTTTGTCGTCTATCGCAAGATGTTCTGA
- a CDS encoding biotin transporter BioY, whose protein sequence is MTDIAFTSRKPSFSPLRLQDRSLGWQAGAVVLGTLFLALSSYIEVPMVPVPVTMQTFAVTLIGALYGWRLGALTIAAWLVEGAAGFPVLAGGAAGLQHFVGPTGGYLFAFPVTGALVGWLAERGWNGNRVVLAFAAMLLGNLVCLALGTAWLAVMIGAGKAITFGFLPFIVGGLLKSALGAATLMALRGGKAKPANM, encoded by the coding sequence ATGACAGACATCGCATTCACGTCCCGTAAGCCATCCTTCAGCCCACTCCGGCTCCAGGACCGCTCCCTTGGCTGGCAGGCCGGCGCCGTGGTGCTCGGCACGCTGTTCCTGGCGCTGTCCTCCTACATCGAGGTGCCGATGGTGCCTGTCCCCGTGACCATGCAGACCTTCGCCGTGACGCTCATCGGCGCGCTCTATGGCTGGCGGCTTGGCGCGCTCACCATAGCGGCATGGCTGGTCGAAGGCGCGGCCGGCTTTCCCGTCCTGGCCGGAGGCGCTGCCGGTTTGCAGCATTTCGTCGGGCCGACCGGCGGCTATCTCTTCGCGTTCCCGGTCACCGGCGCGCTGGTCGGCTGGCTGGCCGAGCGTGGCTGGAACGGCAATAGGGTGGTGCTTGCCTTCGCCGCCATGCTGCTCGGCAATCTTGTCTGCCTGGCGCTCGGCACGGCCTGGCTTGCCGTCATGATTGGTGCCGGGAAGGCCATCACTTTCGGCTTCCTGCCGTTCATTGTCGGCGGGTTGTTGAAGTCGGCGCTCGGTGCGGCGACGCTCATGGCGCTTCGCGGCGGCAAGGCGAAGCCGGCCAATATGTGA
- a CDS encoding glycine--tRNA ligase subunit alpha has translation MHPSRSFQGLILTLHNYWAAYGCVILQPYDMEVGAGTFHPATTLRALGPRRWNAAYVQPSRRPKDGRYGENPNRLQHYYQYQVILKPNPPNLQELYLGSLAAIGVDPLLHDIRFVEDDWESPTLGAWGLGWECWCDGMEVSQFTYFQQVCGIECAPVAGELTYGLERLAMYVQGVDNVYDLNFNGREGADKVTYGDVFLQAEQEYSRHNFEYANTAMLLRHFEDAEAECKALLDAGAPASNDNLPMHRMVFPAYDQCIKASHVFNLLDARGVISVTERQSYILRVRNLAKACGEAFLKTQAGGLAA, from the coding sequence ATGCACCCCAGCCGTTCGTTCCAGGGGCTGATCCTGACCCTGCACAACTACTGGGCCGCCTATGGTTGCGTCATCCTCCAGCCTTACGACATGGAAGTGGGCGCTGGCACGTTTCATCCGGCAACGACGCTGCGCGCGCTTGGCCCCCGGCGCTGGAACGCCGCCTATGTCCAGCCCTCGCGCCGTCCCAAGGATGGCCGCTATGGCGAGAACCCGAACCGGCTGCAGCATTATTATCAGTATCAGGTGATCCTGAAGCCGAACCCGCCGAACTTGCAGGAGCTCTATCTCGGCTCGCTGGCGGCGATCGGTGTCGACCCGCTGCTGCACGATATCCGCTTTGTCGAGGACGACTGGGAAAGCCCGACACTGGGCGCCTGGGGGCTCGGCTGGGAATGCTGGTGCGACGGCATGGAAGTGTCGCAGTTCACCTATTTCCAGCAGGTCTGCGGCATCGAATGTGCGCCGGTGGCGGGCGAACTGACCTACGGGCTCGAGCGCCTGGCCATGTATGTGCAGGGCGTGGACAATGTCTACGATCTCAACTTCAACGGCCGTGAAGGCGCCGACAAGGTGACCTATGGCGACGTCTTCCTGCAAGCCGAGCAGGAATATTCGCGCCACAATTTCGAATACGCCAACACGGCGATGCTGCTCAGGCACTTCGAGGATGCCGAGGCCGAGTGCAAGGCGCTGCTCGATGCCGGCGCCCCGGCCTCGAACGACAATCTGCCGATGCACAGGATGGTCTTCCCCGCCTACGACCAGTGCATCAAGGCCAGCCACGTCTTCAACCTGCTCGATGCGCGTGGCGTGATCTCGGTCACCGAGCGGCAGAGCTACATCCTGCGGGTGCGCAACCTGGCGAAGGCCTGCGGCGAGGCATTTTTGAAGACGCAGGCAGGTGGGTTGGCGGCTTAG